From Phenylobacterium montanum, the proteins below share one genomic window:
- a CDS encoding YnbE family lipoprotein: MIRRALLTSLLASGALLALGACTPTINVRVEPISIYAKLEADIRIRLDKEVQTAIQQNPNLF; the protein is encoded by the coding sequence ATGATCAGACGCGCCCTGCTGACGAGTCTTCTGGCGTCCGGCGCCTTGTTGGCCCTGGGGGCCTGCACGCCGACGATCAACGTCCGGGTCGAACCGATCAGCATCTACGCCAAGCTGGAGGCCGATATCCGCATCCGTCTGGACAAGGAGGTTCAGACGGCCATCCAGCAGAACCCCAACCTGTTTTAG
- a CDS encoding intermembrane phospholipid transport protein YdbH family protein — MAVVFVAAGAVYLARGRIAEGLARDWLRQQGVVSGLSIRSLSLTGLSASLRVGPAADPDLTVDRVEVGYALTGPWSGAPLGVRTTSLRLVRPRLRLRWSGGEMRYGALQPLIAQLSKPRPGGGPAPDVTIEQAVLVLVTPDGQDVFRGGGALKKGLLTDLSGSLDPYRAGLAGVRLQGEGGAFELHRTGERMSLTIDLGPVNALAGAARLHAARVKLGGELPFPAKGGAWRGPVRLALTGLGVTADSGDLHASGGVVNLDLDGAGEASPARQVLTGRMLLTGQVAQAQRPGARLNRSLVQIDLTQLAVVRDASGLSLTGEGAGGLSGGVDTAGAQAQVQTGAIRIRGLKLLAQGGRFSRAGTLEGGLAGHAAFAAARAHSLAQRVPVLSDEKPYAAAIERALHGFRFAESRWRAELSDHGVRLALGAPLTVDAGSGARLTLAAAPTTIGAKGIVSAGRIELGGGGLPTMRASLSHAAITSSGFSADLAAESELDALFARGAQVQAKGRLSGHGGQVRFDLDGCAPQRAHRLDFGPNSVDDFAASLCPGDGPLLVASAEGWRARGQLQQAQGAAPSFEARVTGADGAFQAIGRHALEAAEVSVDKAQLADTAKPLRFRDLNLAGRANLAGGVWTGDFAATTHAGHRIGKVDLRQVVASGTGRADIDTGPLAFAPNALQPAELTPQADFARNAQGVATFKGWFAWGPGAPAQSGGELKANGLEFKSPLGAVLGINSDLHFTSLSPLVTQPGQKVNVELVQAATPLSGLSAQFDLDARSVSIDQASGAIAEGRIRLEPMVAPLAAGAPFKGVLVIDHVRIGQVLAASSLADSVKLDAVVDGRIPFTVSSAGLTIQGGELRAVGPGRLSISRKALKDGASAKQAGFAEDLAYQAMGDLAFDTLDASLNTLPGDRLGVLFHIKGRHAPPKPQRATIALSDLLRGQPLAKPLTLPSDTRIDLTLDTSLNFGELVRALQQAWRDSLGQAQEPGGSASVQAEHGPLAVKQEVKP; from the coding sequence GTGGCCGTCGTCTTCGTCGCCGCCGGGGCGGTTTACCTGGCGCGAGGACGCATCGCCGAGGGGCTCGCCCGTGACTGGCTGCGCCAGCAGGGCGTGGTTTCCGGCCTTTCGATTCGCTCCCTGTCCCTGACCGGGCTCAGCGCAAGCCTGAGGGTCGGGCCAGCGGCGGATCCGGACCTGACCGTGGATCGTGTCGAGGTCGGCTACGCCTTGACCGGCCCGTGGAGCGGCGCCCCGTTGGGGGTGCGCACAACCAGCCTGCGCCTTGTCCGCCCCCGGCTGAGGCTTCGCTGGTCGGGCGGTGAGATGCGATACGGCGCCCTGCAGCCGCTGATCGCGCAGCTGTCGAAGCCACGGCCGGGCGGAGGACCAGCTCCGGACGTCACGATCGAGCAGGCCGTCCTGGTGCTGGTGACGCCGGATGGTCAGGACGTGTTCCGCGGCGGCGGCGCATTGAAGAAAGGCTTGCTGACGGATCTCAGCGGCAGCCTCGACCCCTATAGGGCCGGCCTGGCCGGCGTGAGGCTGCAAGGCGAGGGGGGCGCGTTCGAGCTGCATCGAACTGGCGAGCGGATGTCGCTGACGATCGATCTTGGGCCGGTGAACGCGCTTGCAGGCGCGGCCAGGCTGCATGCGGCGCGGGTCAAGCTGGGCGGCGAGCTTCCGTTCCCGGCGAAAGGCGGCGCCTGGCGCGGGCCGGTGCGCCTGGCCCTTACCGGCCTGGGCGTTACAGCGGACAGCGGCGACCTGCACGCCTCGGGCGGGGTCGTGAATCTCGATCTGGACGGCGCTGGGGAGGCTAGCCCCGCGCGACAGGTCCTTACCGGGCGGATGCTGCTGACCGGCCAGGTCGCCCAGGCGCAGCGGCCGGGCGCGCGGCTGAACCGGAGCCTCGTGCAGATCGATCTGACCCAGTTGGCGGTGGTCCGCGATGCGTCGGGGCTGTCGCTGACTGGCGAGGGAGCCGGCGGCCTGTCCGGCGGGGTCGACACCGCCGGCGCCCAGGCGCAGGTCCAGACCGGCGCGATCCGGATCCGCGGGCTGAAGCTCCTGGCGCAAGGTGGCCGCTTCAGCAGGGCCGGGACGCTGGAGGGGGGATTGGCTGGCCATGCCGCATTTGCCGCCGCGCGGGCGCACAGCCTGGCCCAGCGGGTCCCGGTGCTCTCGGACGAAAAGCCCTATGCCGCCGCGATCGAGCGCGCCCTGCACGGCTTCCGTTTCGCCGAATCGCGCTGGCGAGCCGAGTTGTCCGACCACGGGGTGAGACTGGCCCTTGGGGCGCCGCTGACCGTCGATGCCGGTTCCGGGGCGCGTCTGACGCTGGCGGCTGCGCCGACGACCATCGGCGCCAAGGGGATTGTCTCAGCGGGACGCATCGAGCTCGGCGGCGGTGGGCTGCCGACAATGCGCGCCAGCCTATCCCACGCCGCGATCACATCGTCCGGCTTCAGCGCCGACCTGGCGGCCGAGAGCGAGCTGGACGCCCTGTTCGCCCGCGGCGCGCAGGTGCAGGCCAAGGGCCGGCTCTCCGGACACGGCGGCCAGGTGCGCTTCGACCTGGACGGCTGTGCGCCGCAGCGCGCGCACCGTCTCGATTTCGGGCCCAATTCGGTGGACGACTTCGCCGCCAGCCTCTGCCCGGGCGATGGCCCGCTGCTCGTGGCGAGCGCCGAAGGCTGGCGGGCGCGTGGGCAGCTGCAGCAGGCTCAGGGCGCGGCGCCCAGCTTCGAGGCGCGCGTCACCGGGGCCGACGGCGCCTTCCAGGCCATCGGCCGCCACGCCCTGGAGGCGGCCGAGGTCAGCGTCGACAAGGCGCAACTGGCCGACACCGCCAAGCCCTTGCGGTTTCGCGACCTGAACCTCGCCGGCCGCGCCAACCTGGCTGGCGGCGTCTGGACCGGCGATTTTGCGGCCACGACCCACGCCGGCCATCGGATCGGCAAGGTCGACCTTCGCCAGGTGGTGGCCAGCGGGACCGGCCGCGCGGACATCGACACCGGGCCCCTGGCGTTCGCCCCGAACGCCCTGCAGCCGGCGGAACTGACGCCCCAGGCCGATTTCGCGCGCAACGCCCAGGGCGTGGCTACCTTCAAGGGCTGGTTCGCCTGGGGGCCCGGCGCGCCGGCGCAAAGCGGCGGGGAGCTGAAGGCGAACGGTCTGGAGTTCAAGAGCCCGCTTGGCGCTGTGCTGGGCATCAACAGCGACCTCCACTTCACCAGCCTGTCGCCCCTGGTCACGCAGCCGGGCCAGAAGGTCAATGTAGAGCTGGTGCAGGCGGCGACCCCGCTCAGCGGGCTTTCCGCGCAGTTCGATCTGGACGCCCGCTCGGTGAGCATCGACCAGGCGTCGGGCGCGATCGCCGAGGGCCGCATCCGCCTGGAGCCGATGGTCGCCCCGCTCGCCGCCGGGGCGCCCTTCAAGGGCGTGCTGGTGATCGACCACGTCAGGATCGGACAGGTTCTGGCCGCCTCGAGCCTGGCCGACTCGGTCAAGCTGGACGCCGTGGTCGACGGGCGCATCCCCTTCACCGTGAGCTCGGCCGGGTTGACCATCCAGGGCGGTGAACTGCGGGCCGTGGGTCCAGGCCGCCTGTCGATCTCGCGCAAGGCGCTGAAGGACGGCGCCAGCGCGAAGCAGGCCGGCTTCGCCGAGGACCTGGCCTACCAGGCCATGGGCGACCTGGCCTTCGACACGCTGGACGCCTCGCTGAACACGCTGCCCGGCGATCGACTGGGGGTCCTGTTCCACATCAAGGGCCGCCACGCGCCGCCCAAGCCGCAGCGCGCGACCATCGCCCTCAGCGACCTTCTCCGCGGCCAGCCCCTGGCCAAGCCCCTGACGCTGCCGTCCGACACCAGGATCGATCTGACCCTCGACACGTCGCTGAACTTCGGCGAGCTTGTGCGGGCCTTGCAGCAGGCATGGCGTGACAGCTTAGGCCAGGCCCAAGAGCCTGGCGGTTCAGCGTCGGTTCAGGCGGAACATGGTCCGCTCGCCGTCAAACAAGAGGTGAAGCCTTGA
- a CDS encoding GlxA family transcriptional regulator produces MIPSALRRFGFLTLPNYSMIACANAIEPLRMANRLTGRADYGWTMLTLDGAPAAASNGLSLGPTLALEAAGPMDAVLVCGGVDVRLSVGRPVKTALRRLARQGVALGALCTGSFALAEAGLLKGYRCAIHWENLQAIHEEFPEIDFTQDLYAIDRDRLTCTGGVAPLDMMLNLIGGGLGREVADQVSMQFIVDRTRAGEERQPSLAKSHSVVGHPALEKAVRLMEERIEFPLSAAEVATHAGVSARQLERLFRQRLGHSPSAFALTLRLDRARALLRQTAMPITDIALACGFTSPTHFSTAYRRRFDRPPRAERAAG; encoded by the coding sequence ATGATCCCCTCGGCCCTCCGCCGGTTCGGTTTCCTGACCCTGCCGAACTATTCGATGATCGCCTGCGCCAACGCCATCGAGCCGCTGCGCATGGCCAATCGTCTGACCGGGCGGGCCGACTACGGCTGGACCATGCTGACCCTGGACGGGGCGCCGGCTGCGGCCAGCAACGGGCTGTCGCTGGGCCCGACCTTGGCCTTGGAGGCGGCGGGGCCGATGGATGCGGTGCTGGTCTGCGGCGGGGTCGATGTGCGCCTCTCGGTCGGGCGGCCGGTCAAGACCGCGCTCCGCCGCCTGGCGCGGCAGGGCGTGGCCCTGGGCGCCCTCTGCACCGGCTCTTTCGCCCTGGCCGAGGCGGGACTCCTCAAAGGTTATCGCTGCGCCATCCATTGGGAGAACCTGCAGGCGATCCACGAGGAGTTCCCCGAGATCGACTTCACCCAGGACCTTTACGCCATCGACCGCGACCGGCTGACCTGCACCGGCGGGGTGGCGCCCCTGGACATGATGCTCAACCTGATCGGCGGCGGGCTGGGGCGCGAGGTCGCCGACCAGGTCTCCATGCAGTTCATCGTCGATCGCACCCGCGCCGGCGAGGAGCGCCAGCCCAGCCTGGCCAAATCCCATTCGGTGGTCGGCCACCCGGCGCTGGAAAAGGCGGTGCGGCTGATGGAGGAACGGATCGAGTTTCCGCTGTCCGCCGCCGAGGTCGCGACCCACGCCGGCGTTTCGGCGCGTCAGCTGGAGCGGCTGTTCAGGCAGCGCCTGGGCCACAGCCCCAGCGCCTTCGCCCTGACCCTGCGCCTCGACCGCGCCCGCGCCCTGCTGCGCCAGACCGCCATGCCGATCACCGACATCGCGCTGGCCTGCGGCTTCACCTCGCCGACCCACTTCTCCACCGCCTACCGCCGCCGGTTCGATCGCCCGCCAAGGGCGGAACGCGCGGCGGGGTAG
- a CDS encoding hybrid-cluster NAD(P)-dependent oxidoreductase: MTDLLERPADSRLIEALIAAPPPVWDSEVDDTLVCRAVRRETHDVMTFVFEAPEPRVFSYRPGQFMTFEFEIGGEAINRCYTIASAPTRPHRLEITVKKIPGGPVSTWLHETLKPGMRVKAMGPMGDFTCAAHPAPKYLFLSAGSGITPLMSMTRTHHDLASGADIAFVHSARSPIDLIFEAELALMAREQPGLRITTLCEADAPMAAWSGYRGRIDLKRLELICPDFREREVFVCGPAPYMEGVRAALAEAGFDMSRHHQESFDFSELGDQIDAEPEAECEAGVPSFRVEFATSRRALDCPSDQFVLAAAKAAGMRLPSSCAKGMCGTCKCKLVSGTVEMSPSGGIRQREIDQGMILICCSKPTSDLVIER; the protein is encoded by the coding sequence GTGACCGACCTGCTGGAACGCCCCGCTGACAGCCGCCTCATCGAGGCGCTGATCGCCGCCCCGCCGCCCGTCTGGGACAGCGAGGTCGACGACACCCTGGTCTGCCGCGCCGTGCGCCGCGAAACCCACGACGTGATGACCTTTGTGTTCGAAGCGCCCGAGCCGCGGGTGTTCTCCTACCGCCCCGGCCAGTTCATGACCTTCGAGTTCGAGATCGGCGGCGAGGCGATCAATCGCTGCTACACCATCGCCAGCGCGCCGACCCGGCCGCACCGGCTGGAGATCACGGTCAAGAAGATTCCCGGCGGCCCGGTCTCGACCTGGCTGCACGAGACCCTGAAGCCCGGCATGCGGGTCAAGGCGATGGGGCCGATGGGCGACTTCACCTGCGCCGCCCATCCGGCGCCGAAATACCTGTTCCTGTCGGCTGGCAGCGGGATCACGCCGCTGATGTCGATGACCCGGACGCACCACGACCTCGCCTCCGGCGCCGACATCGCCTTCGTGCACAGCGCCCGCTCGCCGATCGACCTGATCTTCGAGGCCGAGCTGGCCCTGATGGCCCGCGAGCAGCCGGGCCTGCGCATCACCACCCTCTGCGAGGCCGACGCGCCCATGGCCGCCTGGTCCGGCTATCGCGGCCGCATCGACCTCAAACGCCTCGAGCTGATCTGCCCCGACTTCCGCGAGCGCGAGGTCTTCGTCTGCGGCCCGGCGCCCTACATGGAGGGCGTGCGCGCGGCGCTGGCCGAAGCCGGCTTCGACATGAGCCGACATCACCAGGAAAGCTTCGATTTCAGTGAGCTGGGAGACCAGATTGACGCCGAACCTGAAGCTGAATGCGAAGCCGGCGTGCCGTCGTTTAGGGTCGAGTTCGCCACCTCGCGGCGCGCGCTCGACTGCCCCTCGGACCAGTTCGTCCTGGCCGCCGCCAAGGCCGCGGGCATGCGCCTGCCGTCCTCCTGCGCCAAGGGCATGTGCGGCACCTGCAAGTGCAAGCTGGTTTCCGGCACGGTCGAGATGTCGCCCTCGGGCGGGATTCGCCAGCGCGAGATCGACCAGGGCATGATCCTGATCTGCTGCTCCAAACCCACCAGCGACCTGGTGATCGAACGGTGA
- a CDS encoding aromatic ring-hydroxylating oxygenase subunit alpha gives MTLADSQSLKDLIARRRAGHSLAADFYRRQDIFEADMELIFGRHWIYVGVEPDVPEPGDVVVVDIGKTSVLIVRDDDMNIRAFHNVCRHRGARLVSTPNAVVGNLVCRYHSWTYGLDGKLLFADHMGEDFDKSCRGLKPVHLRSIAGLLFICLAEEPPKDIEAMAEALTPYLAVHDLPNCKIVKSTDLIEHGNWKLTMENNRECYHCGANHPELTVPLFAYGFGFSPKTLDEGEREQAARYQALVCDSHARWEGAGAASREVEHLADRVTAFRAERLPLDQHGESQTLDSKVASRKLLGQINDPAMGGLSVWTQPNSWHHFMSDHVVTFSVIPVSPTETLLRTRWLVHKDAVEGVDYDLENLTQVWLATNQQDADLVEITQAGVESPAYEPGPYSVFTEGLVEKFCDWYLGRLSAGLATDLAEAA, from the coding sequence ATGACCCTTGCAGATTCCCAATCCCTGAAAGACCTGATCGCCCGCCGCCGGGCCGGGCACAGCCTGGCGGCGGACTTTTATCGGCGCCAGGATATTTTCGAAGCCGACATGGAACTTATCTTCGGGCGACATTGGATCTATGTTGGCGTCGAGCCCGACGTGCCGGAGCCGGGCGACGTGGTGGTGGTCGATATCGGTAAGACCTCGGTGCTGATCGTGCGCGACGACGACATGAACATCCGCGCCTTCCACAATGTCTGCCGCCATCGCGGCGCGCGGCTGGTCTCGACGCCCAATGCGGTGGTCGGAAACCTCGTGTGCCGCTATCACTCCTGGACCTACGGTCTTGATGGAAAACTGCTCTTCGCCGACCACATGGGCGAGGATTTCGACAAGAGCTGCCGGGGCCTGAAGCCGGTCCACCTGCGCTCGATCGCCGGCCTGCTGTTCATCTGTCTGGCCGAGGAGCCGCCCAAGGACATCGAGGCCATGGCCGAGGCCCTGACCCCGTACCTCGCCGTCCACGACCTGCCCAATTGCAAGATCGTCAAGTCGACCGACCTGATCGAGCACGGCAATTGGAAGCTGACCATGGAGAACAACCGCGAGTGCTATCACTGCGGCGCCAACCATCCGGAGCTGACAGTTCCCTTGTTCGCCTATGGCTTCGGCTTCTCGCCGAAGACCTTGGATGAAGGCGAGCGCGAGCAGGCGGCGCGCTACCAGGCCCTGGTCTGCGACAGTCACGCCCGCTGGGAGGGCGCCGGCGCCGCCTCGCGCGAGGTCGAGCACCTGGCCGACCGCGTCACCGCCTTCCGCGCCGAGCGCCTGCCGCTGGACCAGCACGGCGAGAGCCAGACCCTGGACTCCAAGGTCGCGTCCCGAAAGCTCCTGGGCCAGATCAACGACCCGGCCATGGGCGGGCTTTCGGTCTGGACCCAGCCCAATTCCTGGCACCACTTCATGAGCGACCACGTGGTCACCTTCTCGGTGATCCCGGTCTCGCCGACCGAGACCCTGCTCAGAACCCGCTGGCTGGTGCACAAGGATGCGGTCGAGGGCGTCGACTACGACCTGGAAAACCTGACCCAGGTCTGGCTGGCGACCAACCAGCAGGACGCCGACTTGGTCGAGATCACCCAGGCGGGGGTGGAAAGCCCCGCCTATGAGCCGGGTCCCTATTCGGTGTTCACCGAGGGCCTGGTGGAGAAGTTCTGCGATTGGTACCTGGGCCGCTTGTCCGCGGGCCTGGCGACCGACCTGGCGGAGGCCGCGTAG
- a CDS encoding sarcosine oxidase subunit beta family protein, with the protein MQRFSAFQLFKQGLSGQSGWKPQWRSPEPKPAYDAVIVGGGGHGLGAAYYLAKQHGMRNIAILEKGWLGGGNTGRNTTIIRSNYLFDESAGLYDHAVKLWEGLSQELNYNVMFSQRGVMMLAHTVHDVQVFKRHVHANRANGVDNEWLTPEEAKAYCPPLNISDNMRYPILGAALQRRGGTARHDAVAWGYARAADSLGVDIIENCEVTGIRRNAAGAVEAVETTRGVIKTPKVGVSAAGHTSVVLGMAGVRLPLESYPLQALVSEPIKPIFPCVVMSNTIHAYISQSDKGELVIGAGTDIYTSYTQRGGLHIPQHTLEAICELFPAFRRMKMLRNWGGIVDVTPDRSPIVGKTPVPGLYVNCGWGTGGFKATPGAAHTLAWTIAKDEPHPINAPFTLERFRDGHLIDEAAAAAVAH; encoded by the coding sequence ATGCAGAGATTTTCAGCCTTCCAGCTCTTCAAGCAGGGGCTTTCCGGCCAGTCGGGCTGGAAGCCGCAATGGCGCTCGCCCGAACCCAAGCCCGCCTATGACGCCGTCATCGTCGGCGGCGGCGGCCATGGCCTGGGCGCGGCCTATTACCTGGCCAAGCAGCACGGGATGCGAAACATCGCCATCCTGGAGAAGGGCTGGCTGGGCGGCGGCAACACCGGCCGCAACACCACCATCATCCGCTCCAACTACCTGTTCGACGAAAGCGCCGGCCTCTACGACCACGCGGTCAAGCTGTGGGAAGGCCTGTCGCAGGAGCTGAACTACAACGTCATGTTCTCCCAGCGCGGGGTGATGATGCTGGCCCACACCGTGCACGACGTGCAGGTGTTCAAGCGCCACGTCCACGCCAACCGCGCCAACGGCGTCGACAACGAATGGCTGACGCCCGAGGAGGCCAAGGCCTACTGCCCGCCGCTGAACATATCCGACAACATGCGCTATCCGATCCTGGGCGCGGCCCTGCAGCGGCGCGGCGGCACGGCGCGGCACGACGCGGTGGCCTGGGGCTATGCCCGAGCGGCGGACAGCCTTGGCGTCGACATCATCGAGAACTGCGAGGTCACCGGCATCCGCCGCAACGCCGCCGGCGCGGTCGAGGCGGTGGAGACCACCCGCGGGGTGATCAAGACCCCCAAGGTCGGGGTCAGCGCCGCCGGCCACACCAGCGTTGTGCTCGGCATGGCGGGCGTGCGCCTGCCGCTGGAGAGCTATCCGCTGCAGGCCCTGGTGTCCGAGCCGATCAAGCCGATCTTCCCCTGCGTGGTGATGAGCAACACCATCCACGCCTATATCAGCCAGTCGGACAAGGGCGAGCTGGTCATCGGCGCCGGCACCGACATCTACACCAGCTACACCCAGCGCGGCGGACTGCACATTCCCCAGCACACGCTGGAGGCCATCTGCGAGCTGTTCCCCGCCTTCCGCCGCATGAAGATGCTGAGGAACTGGGGCGGCATCGTCGATGTCACCCCCGACCGCTCGCCGATCGTCGGCAAGACCCCGGTGCCGGGGCTCTATGTCAATTGCGGCTGGGGCACCGGCGGGTTCAAGGCGACGCCCGGCGCGGCCCATACGCTCGCCTGGACCATCGCCAAGGACGAGCCGCACCCGATCAACGCCCCCTTCACCCTCGAGCGCTTCCGCGACGGCCACCTGATCGACGAAGCCGCCGCCGCGGCCGTGGCGCACTAG